In one window of Qipengyuania profundimaris DNA:
- the acs gene encoding acetate--CoA ligase: MTDTAREYVARPANDGPTHCTAAQYEELYRRSVDDPDGFWLEQAKRLDWETAPAKGGNWSYDPVEINWFEDGVLNLCHNAVDRHLAERGDATALIFEPDDPDSPSRTLTFTQLHAEVVQMANALKALGVKKGDRVTLYMPMVVEGTLAMLACARIGAIHSVVFGGFSPEALAGRITDCDSRFVITADSGLRGGKTIPLKANVDAALALEGVQVEGVLVVRHTGAEVDFVEGRDHWYHDLRSDEDCPCEPMKAEDPLFILYTSGSTGKPKGVLHTTGGYGVWTAATFHYGFDYRPGEVHWCTADIGWVTGHSYIVYGPLINGATSLIFEGVPNYPDHGRFWDVVDKHKVDIFYTAPTAIRALMREGDHHVTSRDRSSIRLLGSVGEPINPEAWRWYYEVVGEGRCPVIDTWWQTETGGIMLTTLPGAHDMKPGSAGKPFFGVQPQLVDNEGGVLEGEAEGNLCITHSWPGQARTVYGDHERFVQTYFSTYAGKYFTGDGCKRDDRGYYRITGRVDDVINVSGHRMGTAEVESALVLHPRVSEAAVVGYPHDIKGQGIYCYVTLMEGDDGGDELEAELRQWVRKEIGPIATPDHLHFTPALPKTRSGKIMRRILRKIAENDFGSLGDTSTLADPGVVDSLIEGRQNR, from the coding sequence ATGACCGATACGGCCAGGGAATACGTCGCACGTCCGGCCAATGATGGGCCGACCCATTGCACGGCGGCGCAGTACGAAGAGCTTTACCGGCGCAGCGTGGACGATCCCGACGGCTTCTGGCTGGAGCAGGCAAAGCGGCTCGACTGGGAAACCGCGCCTGCGAAGGGCGGCAACTGGTCCTACGATCCGGTCGAGATCAACTGGTTCGAGGATGGCGTCCTCAACCTGTGTCACAACGCCGTCGACCGCCATCTCGCCGAGCGCGGCGATGCCACCGCGCTGATCTTCGAGCCGGACGATCCGGACAGCCCCTCTCGCACTCTCACCTTCACGCAATTGCATGCCGAAGTGGTGCAGATGGCCAATGCGCTGAAGGCGCTGGGCGTGAAGAAAGGCGACCGCGTCACGCTCTACATGCCGATGGTGGTAGAGGGGACGCTGGCCATGCTCGCCTGCGCGCGCATCGGGGCGATCCACTCGGTCGTCTTCGGCGGCTTTTCGCCTGAGGCGCTGGCGGGCCGCATCACCGATTGCGACAGCCGCTTCGTCATCACTGCCGACAGCGGGCTGCGCGGCGGAAAGACCATTCCGCTGAAAGCCAATGTCGATGCCGCCCTCGCGCTCGAAGGCGTGCAGGTAGAGGGCGTACTAGTGGTACGCCACACCGGTGCCGAGGTGGATTTCGTCGAAGGCCGCGACCACTGGTATCACGATTTGCGGTCTGACGAGGATTGCCCCTGCGAGCCGATGAAGGCGGAGGATCCGCTCTTCATCCTCTACACCAGCGGATCGACCGGCAAGCCCAAGGGCGTGCTGCACACCACCGGTGGCTATGGCGTGTGGACCGCCGCGACCTTCCACTACGGCTTCGACTACCGGCCGGGCGAGGTGCACTGGTGCACCGCCGATATCGGCTGGGTCACCGGCCACAGCTACATCGTCTACGGCCCGCTCATCAACGGCGCGACGAGCCTCATTTTCGAAGGCGTGCCGAATTATCCCGACCACGGCCGCTTCTGGGACGTGGTGGACAAGCACAAGGTCGACATCTTCTACACCGCGCCCACTGCCATCCGCGCGCTGATGCGCGAGGGGGATCATCACGTCACGAGCCGCGACCGGTCTTCGATCCGCCTGCTCGGCAGCGTGGGAGAGCCGATCAATCCCGAAGCCTGGCGTTGGTATTACGAAGTCGTCGGCGAGGGCCGCTGCCCGGTGATCGACACCTGGTGGCAGACCGAAACCGGCGGCATCATGCTGACGACGCTCCCGGGCGCGCACGACATGAAGCCGGGCAGTGCGGGCAAGCCTTTCTTCGGTGTGCAGCCGCAACTGGTCGACAACGAGGGCGGCGTTCTGGAGGGCGAGGCCGAGGGGAACCTCTGCATTACGCATAGCTGGCCCGGCCAGGCGCGGACCGTCTATGGCGACCATGAGCGCTTCGTGCAGACCTATTTCAGCACCTACGCCGGCAAGTATTTCACCGGCGACGGCTGCAAGCGAGACGATCGCGGCTATTACCGCATCACCGGCCGGGTGGACGATGTCATCAACGTCTCGGGCCACCGCATGGGGACGGCGGAAGTCGAAAGCGCGCTGGTGCTGCATCCGCGCGTGTCGGAGGCTGCCGTGGTCGGCTATCCGCACGACATCAAGGGGCAGGGCATCTATTGCTACGTCACCCTGATGGAAGGCGATGACGGCGGCGACGAGCTGGAGGCGGAACTGCGCCAGTGGGTGCGCAAGGAAATCGGACCGATCGCGACGCCCGACCATCTCCATTTCACGCCCGCATTGCCCAAGACGCGCAGCGGCAAGATCATGCGCCGTATCCTGCGGAAGATTGCCGAGAACGATTTCGGCTCGCTGGGCGACACGTCGACACTGGCCGATCCGGGCGTGGTCGACAGCCTGATCGAGGGGCGGCAGAACCGCTGA